The Papio anubis isolate 15944 chromosome 2, Panubis1.0, whole genome shotgun sequence region GAAGTAAAAGCCTTCCCACActcattacatttgtaaggtttctctctaCGATGAAGTCTCTGGTGTTCATTAAGGGTTTTCCTTAAGATGAAAGCTTTTCCACACTCATCACATTCATAAGGCTTCTccccagtgtgaattctctgatggtCCATAATCTTTGTATTTGAACCACATGTTTTCCCACACTCCTTacatttgtaaactttttttcctctgtgcaTTTGCCGATGTTGAGTAAGGTTTGAACTACGgctaaaggctttcccacactcaATGCAAGtatagggcttctctccagtgtgaactctGTGATGTGATATAAGGCCCGAACTCCGactaaaggctttcccacactctTTACATTCATACGTTTTCTCCCCACTGTGGATTCCCTGGTGCCGAATAAGATGTGACTTTCCACTGAAagatttcccacattcactgcatgTATAGGGCTTCAGTCCAGTGTGGATTCTCCGATGAACAACAAGGTTAGAGCTATGGCTGAAGGCTTTTCCACACTCCTTACacttatagggtttctctcccgTGTGGATTCGCTCATGTACCGTGAGGTTTGCACTCTGactaaaggctttcccacactcaGTACATACATACTGTCTCTTTTCAGCCTGAACTCTCTTGTTTGTTGCAGGGTCATAGCACTGACGATCGTCTTTTTCAGATTCTTGGTCACTCCCTTCTGTGAGTACTTTATTGTCTTTAACTGTCTTATGTTTGAAATTTCTTGTTTTTCGCCTCATTTTCTCCTGCTTGGAACATACCAGTGTCCTCTCtagtcttctctttcccttcagaGGAGCCTTCTAAATTTTGACTTCCTGGGCAACGTCTCTGTGGAATTCTCTTGAAAGTATGTACTTTTCAGGAATGACGCTTTGGAATTAACTCCGCCTCAGTCCCAGTTTCACCATCTGACAGGAGAAACAGAAATTGCACATGTCACCTATTCTCTGTACCAGAGGAAGGAGAACTATCCACGGACCAGATGTGGTAGACATATGGAAGGGTTAAGTGTTCAAGGGCAGGGGAACAGAgcaaaaagatgacaaaaatgaaGTTAAACATAGAAGCCAATGTAAAGGCTTATGGAAAGCCAGGGCTGAGGGGAGCCCAACAGGTCCAGGATCAGAATAAGCAATGAATCGTATAAAATCCACCCTAGTTCCTTCCTGCCTCATCTTCTACTCCCTGAATTGGAGGCATCtagctccctttttttttttttttcttttgagatggagttttgccttgttgcccccggctagagtgcaatggcccgatctcggctcactgcaacctccgcttcccaggttaaagcgattctcctgcctcagcctccctagtagctgggattacaggcgcccgccaccacgcccaggtaattttttgtatttttagtagagatgcggtttcactatgttggccaggctgtcttgaactcctgacctcaggcaatccacctgcctcagcctcccaaagtgctgggattacaggcgtgagccactgcgcccagctcagaGCCATCTAACTCCTAATGGCAGGCTCAACTATAATCTGGCCCTAGAAAAAGTGAACTGAAAGATGACTGAACTTTAGATCCGTTTGGCTTTTAGTTCTTGCTAACCTATTCCCCTAGTACTAGTGATACTGTAGTTAGTATGTAAAAGGTGCTCAAAATGGTTTTATAGAATAGCAACTAGGATTCTGTCTTAGGCTGTAAGTAGGTTGTACTTACTTACCTTTTGCTCAAGGTCCAGGTACTAGATCCCAGTTTACATCCTTGCATGTAAGCCCTATCTTGTTAAGTGGTGACACAATTCTTCCAATATTGAGCCTAGTCACATCACAGCCTACTTCACAGGCGCTGGCCTGTAGCTGGATCCAGTTTTATATGCAAGTTTAGTCTGTCTGCTTTTCACCATGCTGTCACTCTGACAGACTGAGACTACTTAAGGGGTGAATCTGAGAGTCTAAATTGGGAAAGAAGGTTAGTTAAAGCATGGCAGACGAAACTCTGATAGGATCTTGCATGGCATAATAGTAAAGTATTTAAGGATGGCAAAAGCATCAGAGTAGGGGCAGGATAACCAAGAGATGCCAATACATGAAACCAAACATCAGAATAAGCAGGGATTTCCCAACTGGTTTGATGTGAAACTCTGGACATACAGGTAACCATGGGACCTTAGAGGGAGTTGGGatgtaaaataaagcaaaaagataacTACATGATACTAACACATGACTATTTTCCTTACTATGGTCCTTTATAGACTTGCCTACATGTATATTGTCAGACAGTTAAATATATGGTAGATATTATTTCGCATCCTACTTCTTgcagttcatttatttattttttagttgataaaaaaagtatatatatatttatggcatacaacatgttttgataaatgtttacaCGTGGAACAggtaaatcaagctaattaacatatccattacttCACATACCTATTATTTTTtcgtggtaagaacatttaaaatcttagCACTTTTCAAGTCTAAATATGTTGATATTAACTATAATTACCATGTCATACAATAGATTTCCTGAAATTATTCCTCCTAATAGaagttttgtatcctttgatcaacatctccctaATCATtgcctcatatttttttttttttttttttttgagatggagtctcgctctgtcacccaggctagagtgcagtggtgcaatctcagctcactacaacctccacttcctgggttcaagcaattctccctgcctcagcctcctgagtagctgggattacaggcatctgccaccgcacctggctagtttttatatttttcaagtagaaatggggttttgccatgttggccaggctggtcttgaactcctgacctcaggtgatccacctgcctcggtctcccaaagtgctgggattacaggcgtgagccactgcgcccggcctccacttaatttttatgcatatttttccACACTGCTATTTAATCTTCATATGATCAGTGAATTCCTTGtaatttccttccattttgcTAGTGTTggacatttctgtttttccttgaaGTTAACTACTATCAATAATGCTATCGTAATCTCTTTATACACACAAAATTTCCttcctattaaaatatattcctaGGACAAAAGTTCTACAAATGAGTTAATTGGGTCAGAAGGAGTGCAACTGTTGTGCAGTATTGCTTGTTGCTATTCAAAAAAGTTTgatgggctgagcatggtggcacacatctgtaatcccagtactttgcaaggctgagatgggagaattgcttgggctcaaaagtttgagaccagccagggtaaGACAGGGAgactacatctctacaaaaaatttaaaaattagttaggcatggtggtgtgcacctgtagtctcagttactcagggggctgaagtgggaggattgcttgagcccaggaggtccaggctacagtgagccctgattatgccactgcacttcagcctaggcaaaagagcaagactttgtctcaaaaaaaaaaaaaaaggtttgaccAATTCCCATTGTCCCATAGCTTTCTGATAAATGGAGTCACACTTTCTGGAGAAGGGAAATAGCAAATGGTGGTACTCGAGATTGGCAAAAAGATAACTGCACATATTCAAGTTCACATCTCAGAAGTGCAGGTGCCCAAGGATTCTATtcacaggcacatacacacaaactcaTGCCCAAGATATGAGGGATAGGACAAGAGAATGGTGAGGCAGGGTGGATTCTTGCCAGGATCCTGGGCTCA contains the following coding sequences:
- the ZNF660 gene encoding zinc finger protein 660, with the protein product MRRKTRNFKHKTVKDNKVLTEGSDQESEKDDRQCYDPATNKRVQAEKRQYVCTECGKAFSQSANLTVHERIHTGEKPYKCKECGKAFSHSSNLVVHRRIHTGLKPYTCSECGKSFSGKSHLIRHQGIHSGEKTYECKECGKAFSRSSGLISHHRVHTGEKPYTCIECGKAFSRSSNLTQHRQMHRGKKVYKCKECGKTCGSNTKIMDHQRIHTGEKPYECDECGKAFILRKTLNEHQRLHRREKPYKCNECGKAFTSNRNLVDHQRVHTGEKPYKCNECGKTFRQTSQVILHLRTHTKEKPYKCSECGKAYRYSSQLIQHQRKHSEEKETL